From one Caldithrix abyssi DSM 13497 genomic stretch:
- a CDS encoding carboxypeptidase regulatory-like domain-containing protein, which translates to MKHPTLFTLFTFLLFFQSVDGGQIKGKVVDTKDKAVSGAVVLIKELGQQTMSDEQGAFYFREVLAGDYTLIAFKEKVGHGKVRVKLAESAVIELKIQLKKSTMKPGDYHYLTTPRKPKKTMKEMPIPKKAESERMYESEAVEMTGAPAGAARAQQSGLKAGFADDNKQFNYFLNFLERFENKAEHYPLPVRERIWLKVQDAQGKPLNNALVEVFENGLLLERGKTYADGSFFVYPLVDGMNGDQFEVNVQFKRTVKTIKIDRNGPRIVPVQLPIARGAYQQIPLDLVFILDTTGSMGEEIERLKNTIEIINANLIQLKPRPDIRFALVLYRDRGDEYVTRFVPFSRSLDYFQSVLNTIEADGGGDYPEDLQSALHTALKQLDWRQDAIRLAYIITDAPPHLDYDQEYTYIDACKEAKQRGIKFFSVGTGGLDINGEYVLRQIAQFTYGKYIFLTYGEKGESEGGRPGSVSHHTGANFQTDKLEAIIIRFTKQELLYQSDQPIAESEPYFEAVKIDDETREATLNKLFDQALDELIDYSTMPIAQKTKLAILPVSSKYPALAATAEYFTEQMILAAQKKKQFELVERKDLQTIAEELKLQLSGLVSEEDAAKVGELIGADLIVIGHLFKTNATYELFLKLERVRTSEILSVTKAKIDVRLGL; encoded by the coding sequence ATGAAACATCCGACCTTGTTTACTCTATTTACCTTTTTATTGTTTTTTCAGTCGGTTGACGGCGGCCAGATAAAAGGGAAAGTTGTGGACACAAAAGATAAAGCGGTTTCCGGCGCGGTGGTGCTGATAAAAGAACTTGGCCAGCAGACCATGAGCGACGAACAGGGAGCGTTTTATTTCAGGGAAGTGCTGGCCGGCGATTACACCTTAATTGCCTTTAAAGAAAAAGTGGGGCATGGAAAGGTACGCGTAAAGCTGGCGGAATCTGCCGTGATAGAGCTGAAAATCCAATTAAAAAAATCGACCATGAAACCCGGCGACTATCATTATTTAACCACGCCACGGAAACCGAAAAAGACAATGAAAGAAATGCCGATACCGAAGAAGGCGGAATCTGAAAGAATGTACGAAAGCGAGGCTGTGGAAATGACGGGTGCGCCGGCAGGCGCTGCCAGGGCACAGCAATCCGGCTTAAAAGCGGGCTTTGCCGATGACAACAAACAGTTCAACTACTTTTTAAATTTTTTAGAACGTTTCGAGAATAAAGCGGAGCATTATCCCTTGCCGGTCAGAGAAAGAATCTGGTTAAAGGTGCAGGATGCGCAGGGCAAGCCGCTCAACAATGCGCTGGTGGAAGTCTTTGAAAATGGCTTGTTGCTGGAAAGAGGAAAAACCTATGCCGACGGTTCATTTTTTGTTTATCCGCTGGTGGATGGCATGAACGGCGATCAATTTGAGGTTAACGTCCAATTTAAAAGGACAGTTAAGACCATCAAAATAGATCGCAACGGACCGCGCATTGTGCCCGTTCAGCTACCGATTGCCCGCGGCGCCTACCAGCAAATTCCGCTTGATCTTGTGTTCATTCTGGATACGACGGGCAGCATGGGGGAAGAGATCGAGCGGCTGAAAAATACCATCGAAATCATTAATGCCAACTTAATTCAGCTAAAACCGCGGCCGGATATTCGCTTTGCGCTGGTACTCTACCGCGACCGGGGCGATGAATACGTAACGCGTTTTGTGCCTTTTTCTCGCTCACTGGACTATTTTCAGAGCGTGTTGAATACGATCGAAGCAGACGGCGGCGGCGACTATCCTGAGGATTTGCAGTCTGCCCTGCATACCGCGCTTAAACAACTGGACTGGCGGCAGGACGCCATTCGGCTGGCCTATATTATTACCGATGCGCCGCCTCATCTCGACTACGATCAGGAATATACCTACATCGATGCCTGTAAAGAAGCCAAACAAAGGGGAATCAAATTCTTTTCGGTGGGCACCGGCGGATTGGATATTAACGGCGAATACGTTTTACGGCAGATTGCCCAGTTTACCTACGGCAAGTACATCTTTTTAACCTATGGTGAAAAGGGCGAAAGCGAGGGAGGACGACCGGGCAGCGTAAGCCACCATACCGGGGCCAACTTTCAGACCGATAAGCTGGAGGCGATCATCATCCGTTTTACCAAACAGGAATTACTCTATCAGAGCGATCAGCCCATAGCGGAAAGCGAACCGTATTTTGAAGCGGTCAAAATAGATGATGAAACGCGCGAGGCAACGCTCAATAAGCTTTTTGATCAGGCATTGGATGAACTGATCGATTATTCAACCATGCCGATTGCGCAAAAGACAAAGCTGGCTATTTTGCCGGTATCAAGTAAATATCCGGCGCTGGCAGCCACTGCTGAATATTTTACCGAGCAGATGATTCTGGCCGCTCAAAAGAAAAAACAGTTTGAGCTGGTGGAACGAAAAGACCTGCAAACCATTGCCGAAGAATTAAAATTGCAGCTTTCCGGTCTGGTTAGCGAAGAGGATGCGGCCAAAGTTGGCGAGTTGATCGGGGCGGATTTAATCGTAATTGGTCATTTGTTTAAAACCAACGCTACTTACGAGCTGTTTTTAAAATTGGAACGTGTGCGCACTTCGGAAATATTGTCGGTAACCAAGGCCAAAATCGATGTACGCCTGGGACTTTAA